A window from Luteibacter flocculans encodes these proteins:
- a CDS encoding HNH endonuclease has product MTMEVLQEDLPRVTALHATRVLSLDAAGRILDWISWQDAVCLYVRGVVAWTLGDPCVTVHGGISRASGLRSSLQLHPIVASTGHCREHAIDPAPALTNTALFARDRHICLYCGHQYTRHELTRDHVVPLSKKGADEWENVVSACLACNLRKSNRTPQQANMPLLAVPYRPSWVEHLILSNRNILADQMEFLVSHLPRDRRPG; this is encoded by the coding sequence ATGACGATGGAAGTGCTCCAAGAGGACCTGCCGAGGGTCACCGCGTTACATGCGACGCGGGTGCTTTCCCTCGATGCGGCAGGCCGCATCCTGGACTGGATCAGTTGGCAGGACGCGGTTTGCCTGTATGTGCGCGGCGTGGTGGCCTGGACCCTGGGCGACCCGTGCGTCACTGTCCACGGCGGCATCAGCCGGGCGAGCGGACTGCGCAGCAGCCTGCAATTGCACCCGATCGTGGCCAGCACGGGCCATTGTCGCGAACACGCGATCGACCCGGCCCCGGCCCTGACCAACACCGCTCTGTTCGCTCGCGACCGGCACATCTGCCTTTATTGCGGCCATCAGTACACGCGCCACGAGCTGACCCGCGACCACGTGGTGCCGCTGTCCAAGAAGGGCGCCGACGAGTGGGAGAATGTGGTCAGTGCCTGCCTGGCCTGCAACCTGCGCAAGAGCAACCGGACCCCGCAGCAGGCCAACATGCCCTTGCTGGCCGTGCCCTACCGCCCGAGTTGGGTGGAGCACCTGATCCTGTCCAACCGCAACATCCTCGCCGATCAGATGGAATTCCTGGTGAGCCATCTGCCGCGCGACCGGCGGCCCGGCTAA
- the prmC gene encoding peptide chain release factor N(5)-glutamine methyltransferase, whose amino-acid sequence MTDIRTILRQASEALGDRLEAELLLAHALGVNRAWFFAHADDEPAAESVERFRALVRRRAAGEPIAYITGTRDFWSLTLEVTPATLIPRPETELLVELALDRLPAGGSIVDLGTGSGAVALAIAKERPDAIVVAVDASAAALDVARRNAQRLGLERVEFAQGDWFSPLSNRRFDLIVSNPPYIEAADRHLGEGDLRFEPASALASGADGLDDIRRIAAGATAHLKSGGALLVEHGWNQGDAVRQIFREAGLTSEFTAKDLESRDRVSGAAASVDQ is encoded by the coding sequence ATGACCGATATCCGCACGATCTTGCGCCAGGCCTCCGAAGCCCTCGGCGACCGACTCGAAGCCGAGTTGCTGCTGGCGCACGCGTTGGGGGTGAATCGCGCGTGGTTCTTTGCGCATGCGGATGACGAACCCGCAGCCGAGAGCGTGGAGCGTTTCCGTGCCCTGGTGCGGCGACGCGCCGCCGGTGAACCCATCGCCTATATCACCGGCACGCGCGACTTCTGGTCGCTCACGCTTGAAGTCACCCCGGCGACGCTGATCCCGCGTCCCGAGACCGAGCTGTTGGTAGAGCTCGCACTTGATCGTCTCCCCGCAGGAGGTAGCATCGTCGATCTCGGTACGGGCAGTGGCGCCGTCGCGTTGGCTATCGCCAAGGAACGGCCGGATGCCATCGTTGTCGCTGTAGACGCCAGCGCCGCCGCACTCGACGTGGCCCGACGCAACGCCCAGCGACTCGGGCTCGAACGCGTCGAGTTCGCGCAAGGCGACTGGTTTTCGCCGCTGAGCAACCGTCGCTTCGACCTTATCGTCAGCAACCCGCCCTATATCGAGGCGGCCGACCGGCATCTAGGCGAAGGCGATCTTCGTTTCGAACCCGCATCGGCATTGGCCTCCGGTGCCGACGGCCTGGACGACATCCGTCGCATCGCTGCGGGGGCGACCGCGCACTTGAAATCCGGTGGCGCGTTGCTGGTCGAACACGGTTGGAATCAAGGCGACGCCGTCAGGCAGATTTTTCGCGAGGCGGGTCTGACGAGTGAGTTCACAGCAAAAGATCTGGAGAGTCGTGACCGCGTATCCGGTGCGGCGGCCTCAGTAGATCAGTAA
- a CDS encoding acyl-CoA dehydrogenase C-terminal domain-containing protein, whose protein sequence is MTLYKAPLDDMRFALYDVLGAEAVLGQLEGGEAHTRDLFDAVLDEAARFNEQVLAPLNASGDAEGCHYDKTTAAVTTPKGFKEAYRQYVDGGWAGLTAPEQFGGQALPAVLGALTKEMIDSANLAWGIYPLLSHGATDALAHHGDAWQQETFLKPLVEGRWTGTMCLTEPQAGSDLGLLKTRAEPNADGSYRVTGTKIFISAGEHDFAENIVHLVLARLPDAPAGSRGISMLVVPKFKVNKDGTMGERNTVAAGAIEHKMGIKGSATCVMNFDEAEGWLVGPPHKGLVAMFTMMNAARLAVGIQGLAVSERALQNSLNYARERLQMRALSGPKLPEKPADPLTVHPDVRRMLLTQRAFVEGGRVLAAYAALQSDIEARATDPQARKEAGELLSFLIPIAKGLLTEAAQECTKEALQIFGGHGYIAEHGMEQFVRDARIITLYEGTTQIQALDLLGRKIMQLQGAGLKHFLGEISAFCQAHQANEALRAFVGPLAVAAKTWGDLTQAIAQSTQANPEELGAAAVDYLYLSGYVSLAYVWAKSVLAAEGSSLSAERRQAKRDTASFYFARILPRIHMHKAAIEAGVASLPEVL, encoded by the coding sequence ATGACACTCTACAAAGCCCCTCTCGACGACATGCGCTTCGCGCTCTACGACGTCCTCGGCGCCGAAGCCGTGCTCGGCCAGCTCGAAGGCGGCGAAGCGCATACCCGCGACCTGTTCGACGCCGTGCTCGATGAAGCCGCGCGTTTCAACGAACAGGTACTGGCACCGCTGAACGCCTCCGGTGACGCCGAAGGCTGCCATTACGACAAGACCACCGCGGCTGTCACCACGCCGAAGGGCTTCAAGGAGGCCTATCGCCAGTACGTGGATGGCGGTTGGGCGGGGCTTACCGCTCCCGAGCAGTTCGGCGGCCAGGCGTTGCCGGCCGTGCTGGGTGCACTGACCAAGGAAATGATCGACTCCGCCAACCTGGCGTGGGGCATCTACCCGCTGCTGTCGCATGGCGCTACCGATGCGCTGGCGCACCACGGGGACGCGTGGCAGCAGGAAACCTTCTTGAAGCCGCTGGTGGAAGGTCGCTGGACCGGCACCATGTGCCTCACCGAGCCGCAGGCCGGTTCGGACCTCGGCCTGTTGAAGACGCGCGCCGAGCCGAACGCAGATGGCAGCTACCGGGTCACCGGCACCAAGATCTTCATCAGCGCGGGCGAACACGACTTCGCCGAGAACATCGTGCACCTCGTGCTGGCCCGTTTGCCCGACGCACCGGCCGGCAGCCGCGGCATTTCGATGCTGGTGGTGCCCAAGTTCAAGGTGAACAAGGACGGCACGATGGGCGAGCGCAACACCGTCGCCGCAGGCGCCATCGAGCACAAGATGGGTATCAAGGGCTCGGCCACGTGTGTCATGAACTTCGACGAGGCCGAAGGTTGGCTGGTCGGCCCCCCGCACAAGGGGCTGGTCGCCATGTTCACCATGATGAATGCGGCGCGCCTGGCTGTCGGTATTCAGGGGCTGGCCGTCTCCGAGCGTGCCTTGCAGAACAGCTTGAATTACGCGCGCGAGCGCCTGCAGATGCGCGCGCTCTCGGGCCCGAAGCTGCCCGAGAAGCCGGCCGACCCCCTCACCGTGCATCCGGACGTCCGCCGCATGCTGCTCACCCAGCGTGCGTTTGTGGAAGGCGGTCGTGTGCTCGCGGCCTACGCGGCCCTGCAAAGCGACATCGAAGCGCGCGCCACCGATCCGCAGGCGCGCAAGGAAGCCGGTGAACTGCTGTCGTTCCTCATTCCGATCGCGAAGGGCCTGCTTACCGAAGCCGCGCAGGAGTGCACCAAGGAAGCGCTGCAGATCTTCGGCGGCCACGGCTACATCGCCGAACACGGCATGGAGCAGTTCGTCCGCGACGCCCGCATCATCACCTTGTACGAGGGCACCACGCAGATCCAGGCGCTGGATCTGCTCGGTCGCAAGATCATGCAGTTGCAGGGCGCCGGCCTGAAGCATTTCCTCGGCGAGATCTCCGCCTTCTGTCAGGCTCACCAGGCGAACGAAGCGCTCCGCGCGTTCGTGGGACCGCTGGCCGTGGCGGCGAAGACCTGGGGGGATCTCACCCAGGCCATCGCGCAAAGCACGCAGGCCAACCCCGAGGAACTGGGCGCCGCCGCCGTGGATTACCTCTATCTCTCCGGCTATGTCAGCCTGGCGTATGTCTGGGCGAAGAGCGTGCTGGCCGCCGAGGGTTCCTCCCTCTCGGCAGAACGCCGGCAGGCCAAGCGCGACACCGCCAGCTTCTACTTCGCCCGCATCCTGCCGCGCATTCACATGCACAAGGCAGCGATCGAAGCGGGTGTGGCGAGCCTCCCTGAGGTGCTGTAA
- a CDS encoding SET domain-containing protein — MTRRIAARRSPIHGNGVFATAPIKAGEEIIEYKGDRITHAQADKRYGDGGETGHTFLFTLNERYIVDGNSHGNVARWINHGCDPNCQALIEEAVEGKPSKHDRVLIEAIRDIAPGEELTYDYGITLDMKHTARLKKIWACRCGSPKCIGTMLKPKRAKAG; from the coding sequence ATGACCCGACGCATCGCCGCACGACGTTCGCCCATCCACGGAAATGGCGTTTTCGCCACCGCACCGATCAAGGCCGGTGAGGAGATCATCGAGTACAAGGGCGACCGCATCACGCACGCGCAGGCCGACAAGCGTTACGGCGACGGCGGCGAGACCGGCCACACCTTCCTGTTCACGCTCAACGAGCGCTACATCGTCGATGGCAACAGCCATGGCAACGTCGCCCGCTGGATCAACCACGGCTGCGACCCGAACTGCCAGGCGCTGATCGAGGAAGCCGTGGAGGGTAAGCCGTCCAAGCATGACCGCGTGCTGATCGAAGCCATTCGCGATATCGCGCCGGGCGAAGAGCTCACCTACGACTACGGCATCACGCTCGACATGAAGCACACGGCGCGCCTCAAGAAGATCTGGGCCTGCCGCTGCGGCTCGCCCAAGTGCATCGGCACCATGTTGAAGCCGAAGCGCGCCAAGGCGGGCTGA
- a CDS encoding pentapeptide repeat-containing protein, with protein sequence MVSLRPLAYATMTRSLPSDTEFYLKHFEGLDLAGETFTSRTFESCTFVRCSLTEAVFDRCKFIECTFRSCDLSNARLSASKCQAVSFDECKLLGVDWTRAEWPRYAAPGKLAFRKSNISYSNFFGLDLQETVLEECKAHSVDFREGNFAKSNFTYTDFRDSLFNKTQLIGVDFSEAMHYLINIQENPVRGSRFTRSESFGLLHGLDIELVD encoded by the coding sequence ATGGTTTCTCTCCGTCCGCTTGCCTACGCCACCATGACACGATCCCTGCCCAGCGATACCGAGTTCTACCTGAAGCACTTCGAAGGTCTCGACCTTGCCGGTGAAACGTTCACTTCGAGAACGTTCGAGTCCTGCACCTTCGTACGCTGCTCGCTGACGGAAGCCGTGTTCGATCGCTGCAAGTTCATCGAGTGCACCTTTCGCTCATGTGACCTGAGCAATGCGCGTTTGTCGGCGAGCAAATGCCAGGCGGTGTCGTTCGATGAGTGCAAACTGCTGGGCGTCGACTGGACCCGCGCGGAGTGGCCGCGCTACGCCGCGCCGGGCAAGTTGGCCTTCCGCAAGTCGAACATCAGCTACTCGAACTTCTTTGGCCTCGACCTGCAGGAAACCGTGCTGGAGGAGTGCAAAGCGCACAGCGTCGATTTCCGTGAAGGAAACTTTGCTAAGTCGAACTTCACGTATACCGATTTCCGCGACAGTCTCTTCAACAAGACCCAGCTCATCGGCGTGGATTTCAGCGAAGCCATGCATTACCTGATCAATATCCAGGAGAACCCGGTGCGTGGCAGTCGTTTCACCCGCAGCGAGTCCTTCGGGCTGTTGCATGGTCTGGATATCGAACTGGTCGATTAG
- a CDS encoding alpha/beta hydrolase, which produces MRVLALFLAVLLLAGCHATFFGAVNARQPAANVTAHRDVLFDPEHGLALDVYSPADASHAPVVVYFYGGSWMTGKRQWFRWMGEALAAQGVVAVITDVRPWPKARMDGFLGDGARAVRWARDHASAFGGDPEHLFVMGHSSGGQIAAMLATDKQWLASVGMNPRDLAGLIGVAGTYDFVPFDEPEFYDIFGHTPTEQAASQPINFVDGDEPPALLLQGENDTIVSPAEAVSFEGRYRSQGEPVTLKLYPHVGHETLLLAFGPLKSKASVLADTMDFIHRYATAAPR; this is translated from the coding sequence ATGCGCGTACTCGCCCTCTTCCTTGCTGTCCTTTTGCTTGCCGGTTGCCACGCCACCTTCTTCGGCGCCGTCAATGCACGTCAGCCTGCCGCCAACGTGACGGCACATCGCGACGTCCTCTTCGATCCGGAGCACGGTCTGGCTTTGGACGTCTATAGCCCAGCCGACGCATCGCACGCACCAGTCGTTGTCTACTTCTACGGCGGTAGCTGGATGACCGGCAAACGCCAATGGTTCCGCTGGATGGGAGAGGCCTTGGCTGCCCAAGGCGTCGTCGCCGTCATCACCGACGTTCGTCCCTGGCCGAAGGCACGCATGGACGGCTTTCTCGGCGATGGCGCACGGGCTGTGCGTTGGGCACGCGATCACGCCAGCGCGTTCGGCGGCGATCCCGAGCACCTCTTCGTGATGGGACATTCGTCCGGCGGGCAGATCGCGGCCATGCTGGCGACCGACAAACAATGGTTGGCCTCGGTAGGCATGAATCCACGTGACCTCGCCGGCCTGATCGGCGTGGCCGGCACGTACGATTTCGTTCCGTTCGACGAGCCGGAGTTCTACGACATCTTCGGCCATACCCCGACCGAACAGGCCGCTTCGCAACCGATCAACTTCGTGGATGGCGACGAACCGCCCGCCCTGCTGCTTCAAGGCGAGAACGACACGATCGTCTCGCCCGCGGAAGCCGTTTCTTTCGAAGGAAGGTATCGCTCACAAGGCGAGCCGGTGACGTTGAAGCTCTACCCCCACGTCGGCCATGAAACGCTGCTTCTTGCGTTCGGCCCGTTAAAGTCCAAAGCATCCGTCCTGGCCGACACGATGGACTTCATCCATCGCTACGCAACAGCGGCTCCCCGGTGA
- a CDS encoding trimeric intracellular cation channel family protein: MSAQWIPVTRRHVVLAGDLAGTVVFAVEGAIAAIHGGLDLLGVLVLSFIVALGGGVVRDVLIGATPPNAIRDWRYPTLAFAAGLVTFAFHASMTAAPPMVLLTLDAAGLAIFAATGAEKAWDYGITPINAILMGAVTGCGGGVIRDLLLTRTPLILMADIYATAALLGAAVVIGCRKLQWPPAVATALGCLVCFAVRMAAVAFGWQLPRVA; the protein is encoded by the coding sequence ATGAGCGCACAGTGGATACCCGTGACCCGCCGACACGTCGTTCTCGCGGGCGATCTCGCCGGCACGGTGGTTTTCGCGGTCGAAGGCGCCATCGCTGCCATTCACGGCGGGCTGGACCTGCTTGGCGTGCTGGTGTTGTCGTTCATTGTCGCGCTGGGCGGCGGCGTGGTCCGCGACGTACTGATCGGCGCCACACCACCCAATGCCATTCGCGACTGGCGTTATCCGACGCTCGCCTTCGCCGCAGGCCTGGTCACCTTTGCGTTCCACGCATCCATGACAGCCGCACCGCCCATGGTGCTACTCACACTCGATGCCGCCGGGCTCGCCATCTTCGCCGCAACGGGCGCGGAAAAAGCATGGGATTACGGGATCACCCCGATCAACGCGATCCTGATGGGCGCCGTGACGGGCTGCGGTGGAGGCGTCATCCGCGATCTGCTGCTCACTCGCACGCCGCTGATCCTGATGGCGGATATCTACGCCACCGCAGCGCTGCTCGGTGCGGCAGTGGTCATCGGATGCCGGAAGTTGCAATGGCCGCCCGCCGTCGCCACGGCGCTGGGTTGCCTGGTGTGCTTCGCCGTCCGCATGGCCGCCGTGGCTTTCGGTTGGCAGTTGCCCCGCGTCGCGTGA
- the dxs gene encoding 1-deoxy-D-xylulose-5-phosphate synthase: MNDLSRYPYLAQIESPEDLRRFSTDELPAIADELRGYLIEAVASSGGHFGAGLGVVELTVALHHVFETPHDRLVWDVGHQCYPHKILTGRRDRITTIKKKDGLAPFPRREESKYDTFGVGHSSTSISAALGMALALQRRGDMRKVVAVIGDGAMTAGMAFEALNHGGDVEPNMLVILNDNGMSISENVGAMTKMMARAMASRTLNAWRERAKKAMPRESFVGRFFKRWEEHAKGMFVPSTLFEELGFHYTGPIDGHNMAQLVNALETVKALPGPQLLHVMTTKGKGYEPAEKAQIEYHAVGPFDPVAGLVKKGAPAKPTYTDIFSDWLCDMAATDERLLGITPAMREGSGLVRFSKEYPQRYFDVAIAEQHAVTLAAGMAVEGAKPVVAIYSTFLQRAYDQAIHDVALQNLDVTFAIDRAGVVGPDGATHSGSFDLSFMRCLPNMVIMAPADENECRTMLTTGFRYEGPAAVRYPRGTGPGAKLAETLETFPIGKAEVRRRGHHGLAILSFGTMLAPAAVIAAEVDATLVNMRFVKPLDEELILELARTHKAFVTIEDNAIAGGAGAGVAECLAAHGVTLPIQHLGLPDVYLEHGSREEVLTMAGLDLPQIRHAIRVRFPQFCASAVASAG, translated from the coding sequence ATGAACGACCTCTCCCGTTATCCCTATCTGGCGCAGATCGAGTCGCCGGAGGACCTCCGCCGTTTTTCGACGGATGAACTGCCGGCCATCGCCGACGAGCTGCGCGGCTACCTCATCGAGGCCGTGGCGTCGTCGGGCGGCCATTTCGGCGCCGGGCTGGGAGTGGTCGAGCTGACCGTCGCGCTGCACCACGTGTTCGAGACGCCGCACGACCGCCTGGTGTGGGACGTCGGCCACCAGTGCTATCCGCACAAGATCCTTACCGGTCGACGTGACAGGATCACGACGATCAAGAAGAAGGACGGCCTCGCGCCGTTCCCGCGCCGCGAGGAAAGCAAGTACGACACCTTCGGGGTCGGCCATTCGTCCACATCGATCTCCGCAGCCCTCGGCATGGCCCTCGCGCTGCAACGCCGCGGCGACATGCGCAAGGTGGTAGCCGTGATCGGCGACGGCGCGATGACGGCTGGCATGGCCTTCGAAGCCTTGAACCACGGCGGCGACGTCGAGCCGAACATGCTCGTGATCCTCAACGACAACGGCATGTCGATCAGCGAGAACGTCGGCGCGATGACCAAGATGATGGCCCGCGCCATGGCGAGCCGCACGCTCAACGCCTGGCGCGAGCGCGCCAAGAAGGCGATGCCGCGCGAGTCGTTCGTCGGCCGCTTCTTCAAGCGCTGGGAAGAACACGCCAAGGGCATGTTCGTGCCCTCGACCTTGTTCGAGGAGCTGGGATTCCACTACACCGGCCCCATCGACGGCCACAACATGGCTCAACTGGTGAACGCGCTGGAGACGGTGAAGGCCCTCCCCGGCCCGCAGTTGCTCCACGTAATGACCACCAAGGGCAAGGGCTACGAGCCCGCGGAAAAGGCGCAGATCGAGTACCACGCCGTGGGCCCGTTCGATCCCGTGGCGGGCCTGGTGAAGAAGGGTGCGCCAGCCAAGCCGACCTATACCGACATCTTCAGCGACTGGCTCTGCGACATGGCCGCGACCGACGAGCGCCTGCTGGGCATCACGCCCGCCATGCGCGAAGGTTCGGGCCTGGTCCGTTTCTCCAAGGAATACCCGCAGCGCTATTTCGACGTGGCGATCGCCGAGCAGCATGCGGTGACGCTCGCGGCGGGCATGGCGGTGGAAGGGGCGAAGCCCGTGGTGGCGATCTATTCCACCTTCCTCCAGCGCGCCTACGATCAGGCCATTCACGACGTGGCCCTGCAAAACCTCGACGTGACTTTCGCGATCGACCGCGCGGGTGTGGTCGGTCCGGATGGCGCCACGCACTCGGGCAGCTTCGATCTGTCGTTCATGCGCTGCCTGCCGAACATGGTGATCATGGCGCCGGCCGACGAGAACGAATGCCGGACCATGCTGACTACTGGTTTCCGCTACGAAGGCCCCGCGGCGGTGCGCTATCCCCGCGGCACCGGTCCGGGCGCGAAGCTTGCCGAGACGCTCGAAACCTTCCCGATCGGCAAGGCGGAAGTGCGTCGTCGTGGCCACCACGGCCTGGCGATTCTGTCGTTCGGCACCATGCTCGCGCCGGCTGCCGTCATCGCCGCGGAGGTCGACGCCACATTGGTAAACATGCGCTTCGTGAAGCCGCTGGACGAGGAACTGATCCTCGAACTCGCGCGCACGCACAAGGCCTTCGTCACCATCGAAGACAACGCCATCGCTGGCGGTGCCGGTGCCGGCGTGGCGGAATGCCTCGCCGCCCATGGCGTCACCCTGCCCATCCAGCATCTCGGTCTTCCGGACGTCTATCTGGAACACGGCAGCCGCGAGGAAGTCCTCACCATGGCCGGCCTCGACCTCCCGCAGATCCGCCACGCGATCCGCGTACGGTTCCCGCAGTTCTGCGCGTCGGCGGTGGCTAGCGCGGGGTAA
- a CDS encoding SapC family protein, whose protein sequence is MAEVLFYERPVPLNRTAHRDLRLKAVNNIRFAASAHSVPLTGVEFAPAARDFPILFAGNSLEEAGPMALLGLRQGENLLVGENGFWEQGIYIPAFVRRYPFVLAEKPAGTEGDDFTVFLDEAYEGFNNEEGERLFNEDGTDAPALTNAVNFLGEFQDHVARTQWFMGKLREHNLLEPRTITLQKEGKGINLNGLFVINEERLRALDEKTAHEFLREGALGWIYAHLVSLANIDRMAARLDERERKETPSAT, encoded by the coding sequence GTGGCAGAAGTGCTTTTCTACGAGCGTCCGGTTCCCCTGAACCGTACCGCCCACCGCGACCTGCGTCTGAAGGCCGTGAACAACATCCGTTTCGCCGCCTCCGCGCACTCCGTGCCGCTGACCGGCGTCGAATTCGCGCCCGCTGCGCGCGATTTCCCGATCCTCTTCGCGGGCAATTCGCTGGAAGAAGCAGGCCCGATGGCGTTGCTTGGCCTCCGCCAGGGCGAGAACCTGCTGGTCGGTGAGAACGGCTTCTGGGAGCAGGGCATCTACATCCCGGCGTTCGTTCGCCGCTATCCGTTCGTGCTGGCCGAGAAGCCGGCCGGTACCGAAGGCGACGACTTCACCGTGTTCCTCGACGAAGCCTACGAAGGCTTCAACAACGAGGAAGGCGAGCGCCTGTTCAACGAGGACGGCACCGATGCGCCGGCTCTCACCAATGCCGTGAACTTCCTCGGCGAGTTCCAGGACCACGTGGCCCGCACGCAGTGGTTCATGGGCAAGCTGCGCGAGCACAACCTGCTCGAGCCGCGCACGATCACGCTGCAGAAGGAAGGCAAGGGCATCAACCTCAACGGTCTGTTCGTGATCAACGAGGAACGGCTGCGCGCGCTCGACGAGAAGACGGCGCACGAATTCCTGCGCGAGGGTGCCCTCGGCTGGATCTACGCGCACCTGGTCTCGCTGGCGAACATCGACCGCATGGCCGCCCGCCTCGACGAGCGCGAGCGCAAGGAAACGCCGTCGGCGACCTGA
- a CDS encoding DUF4879 domain-containing protein, with translation MKSFLIAAAALTCSLVGSDCLAGDLRAMSVVEVRSAQGPIEAIGRDLRSTRHDHGGGWIIVTTDEFFALDHRRATLNGLPMEEMRAAPLCGTEREVWECPAGARPIGHRRVWWTQGVEGGTFEYSARQPGLRLNAVTRLTIR, from the coding sequence ATGAAATCGTTCTTGATCGCAGCGGCCGCGTTGACTTGCTCGCTGGTGGGCAGCGACTGCCTGGCAGGCGATCTTCGGGCCATGTCGGTCGTCGAAGTCAGGTCGGCGCAGGGCCCTATTGAAGCCATCGGCCGGGATCTTCGATCGACGAGGCATGACCACGGCGGCGGCTGGATCATCGTCACCACCGATGAGTTCTTTGCCTTGGACCATCGGAGGGCCACGCTCAATGGTCTCCCGATGGAGGAGATGCGTGCGGCACCGCTTTGCGGCACGGAGCGAGAAGTCTGGGAGTGCCCCGCCGGAGCAAGGCCCATTGGGCATCGGAGAGTCTGGTGGACTCAAGGCGTGGAAGGCGGCACCTTTGAATACAGCGCGAGGCAGCCCGGCCTTCGGCTCAACGCAGTGACACGCCTCACCATTCGATAA
- a CDS encoding type 1 glutamine amidotransferase domain-containing protein translates to MANDRLKGRRVAVLATDGFEQSELTEPKRLLEEAGATVDVIAPGDAQRIKGWSGKDWGEEVPVDVQLAKADASGYDALVLPGGVINPDKLRTDEKVLGLVKTFAESGKPIAAICHGPWTLINAGLVKDKKVTSWPSLKQDLSNAGARWEDSQVVKDGNLITSRKPDDIPAFTNALIDTLAA, encoded by the coding sequence ATGGCAAACGATCGACTTAAGGGCCGCCGCGTGGCGGTACTGGCTACCGACGGCTTCGAGCAGTCGGAACTGACCGAGCCCAAGCGCCTGCTGGAAGAAGCGGGCGCGACGGTCGATGTGATCGCCCCCGGCGACGCTCAGCGGATCAAAGGCTGGAGCGGGAAGGATTGGGGCGAAGAGGTTCCCGTTGACGTCCAACTTGCCAAGGCCGATGCCAGCGGCTACGACGCCCTCGTGCTGCCGGGTGGCGTGATCAACCCGGACAAGCTGCGTACCGACGAGAAGGTGCTGGGCCTGGTGAAGACCTTCGCCGAGTCGGGCAAGCCGATCGCGGCCATCTGCCACGGTCCGTGGACGCTCATCAACGCCGGCCTGGTGAAGGACAAGAAGGTCACCTCGTGGCCGTCGCTCAAGCAGGATCTCTCCAACGCGGGTGCGCGCTGGGAAGACAGCCAGGTGGTGAAGGACGGCAACCTCATCACCAGCCGCAAGCCGGATGACATCCCGGCCTTCACGAATGCGTTGATCGACACGCTGGCGGCATAA
- a CDS encoding DUF4879 domain-containing protein translates to MKLFLTAAATLACSLMGSDCLANNLSNVQVVAVESPNGGREYLSPWSSSTARDHGGGWIKVTVEEIGYGNNQRATLLGYSLRETDTQRLCNVGGYAGLCRRGGSIIGYRRTWEVRGLDGGNFEYMVIPNGIGPTRRVHLTIR, encoded by the coding sequence ATGAAATTATTCTTGACGGCCGCGGCAACATTGGCTTGCTCACTGATGGGCAGTGACTGCCTGGCAAACAACCTTTCGAATGTGCAGGTTGTAGCCGTCGAGTCGCCAAATGGGGGAAGAGAATATTTGTCGCCATGGTCTTCATCGACAGCGCGTGATCACGGCGGCGGATGGATCAAGGTCACCGTCGAGGAAATCGGATACGGGAACAACCAACGGGCCACACTTCTGGGTTATTCACTGAGGGAAACGGACACCCAACGGCTTTGCAACGTGGGCGGTTACGCAGGCCTGTGCCGGCGAGGAGGGTCGATCATCGGATACCGGCGGACCTGGGAGGTTCGAGGTCTGGACGGCGGGAATTTCGAGTACATGGTGATCCCGAACGGCATCGGTCCCACGAGACGAGTCCACCTAACGATTCGCTGA
- a CDS encoding GNAT family N-acetyltransferase, whose translation MSDSPFLIRLAESDDDEFILGLIPRFVDFKLPNGRTRTDCLKGIESDLVKHLDEQPSNSYIFVAENDEGEAVGFVHLQKTKDFFTHRDNCHISDIAVAERYEGAGVGAFLLDHAQTWAKEHRCQFVTLAVFPGNERALELYRKHGFDTDLMRMAKPVR comes from the coding sequence ATGAGCGATTCTCCGTTCCTGATCCGTCTCGCCGAGAGCGACGACGACGAGTTCATCCTCGGCCTCATTCCCCGTTTCGTCGACTTCAAGCTGCCCAACGGTCGCACGCGCACCGACTGCTTGAAAGGCATCGAGTCCGACCTGGTCAAGCACCTCGACGAGCAACCGTCGAACAGCTACATCTTCGTCGCCGAGAACGACGAGGGCGAGGCGGTGGGCTTCGTCCACCTGCAGAAGACCAAGGACTTCTTCACTCACCGCGACAATTGCCACATCTCGGACATTGCCGTGGCCGAGCGTTACGAGGGTGCCGGGGTCGGCGCCTTCCTGCTCGATCATGCACAGACGTGGGCCAAGGAGCACCGCTGCCAGTTCGTCACGCTGGCGGTCTTCCCCGGCAACGAGCGCGCGCTGGAGTTGTATCGCAAGCACGGTTTCGACACCGACCTGATGCGCATGGCGAAGCCGGTGCGCTGA